The Mycolicibacterium cosmeticum DNA window GAGGTGGGTTCCCGCTGACTGCTTTATTGGCAATGATTACCATTAAGCGGTGCTCGTTGCCTCGCGACTGCCGCTGTGGGTCCCCGATCTCGACGAGATCCGCGACGGCGCCCTCCGCCTGACGGTTCCGCTGGTCGAGGACGTGATCCAGATCGGGCTGGGCGGGCGGTACGACGTCGGCGGGATCGACGTGCTCAAGTGGCCGGCCGGGCTGCTGGTGCGCCGGACCGATGGCCGGCCACTGCAGGCGCGGATCATCCGGGACGAGCCGGTCACCGTGCTGCGCGCGCCGGTGCCGCATCTGGCGCTCAGCCGGGTGGCCCCGGGATGGTGGCTGGCTCCCGATGCCGTGCCGGTCGGCCGGGCGCAAGATCTGGCGCAGCTGGTGCGCACCATCGCCACCTTCGGGCGGGCCAAACAGGATGGTGCGACGGCGTCAGCCGCAGTATGAGTGCGTGGCGAAAGCCAGTGCCTGCCGGTAGTCGGGGTCCAGCCCGAATGTCGCCCCGGCGTTGTCCAGGGCATCTCGCAGCGCCGCGGGGCATGCCGGTGAGCGCAGCAGATCCCGTTGCGCGCCAAGCTCGGTGACGATCGTCGTGTTCAGGGCGTCGATACGGGCCCGCGACGAGGACAGGTCCGGCGCGGCCGTCGGTGCGGCGGCGGGGTCGAGTTTCCACTCCGAGAACCGCCGGTATTCGACGGCTTCGGTCGCGTGGATCTGGTCGGTGAAGATGCGGGTGACGTAGTCGGCGTCGACGTCGTGGCCGCCTGCGGTGGCGGTGACGGCCGTGAGCACCTGCTGGACCCGCGCCGGATCTTCGATATCGCCGTGGGTGATCCACTTGACCGCGGCGACCGGGTCGGCGGTCTGCAGCCGTTGGGTCGCGGCCGACACCAGGGGGTCCAGCGGGCTGGGGGCGGCGTTCGCCGTACCGGCCGGCGCCAGCACGGCGACGGCCGCCAATGCGGTGAGGACGGCGCCGCGGACGATCATGGTCGCAGTGCCACCGTGCCGGGCTCGGCGGCCACCGCCAGCAGGCGCTGTGCGCGGTCGAGCAGGATGCGATGCAGGTCGGCGTCGGAGACGTCGCTGAGGTGCGGCTCGGTGGTGCTGCCGAAAATGCCGGCAGTGAGCATCCCGATGGTCACGCGCGTCTCGACGTCCACCGTCGGGCCGATCAGCAACTCGCGCAGGCGATCACCGCATTCCTCGAACTCCTTGTGGGCCCGCACCAGCTCCAGGACCGCGGGGTCACCGTAGAACATCGTGCCGATCCGGCGGTGCCGGATCGCCATCTCGACGAATCCGCTGATGGTCGCGTCGCGGCGGGACTCCGGGTTGGAGATCGTCTCGGCGACGCGCACCAGGCGGTCCATATCGTCGAAGACCGGACGCACCACCGACAGCACGATGTCGTCCTTGGTGTGGAACTGGTAGTAGATGGCGGCCTTGCTGACCCCGAGGTGGTCGGCGATCATCTGCAGGGATGTGCCGTTGACGCCTCGCTCGGCGAACAGATGCAGGGCGGCCTCGAGAACGCGCTCACGGGCGAAGCCGCGTTGTGCCACTGGCTTGGCCATGCGACCCGCCTCCTTTCCTCGGTCGAGCTTGTGACCTGCCGCGCATCTTCGCACGGGCAGTATCCGGCATCACAGACTTTGACGCTCGCCTTGTCCTAACTTAGCCGATTGGCTAATCTCGTCCAGTCGACTAGCTAGCCTAAGTGAGGCTGTTCACCATCGGACGGAGTCGGGGCGATGAACGTGTTGAAGCGGGCGTGGATACCGCTGGTCATTGTGGTCGTGGTCGCCGTCGCGTCGTTCACCGTGATGCGGGTGCGGACGTTCTTCGGCACCGGTCCCGGTTACGTCTCGACCGAGAACAGTGCGTCCGACGAGAGCGAGCCGTTCGACCCCAAGGTCGTCAAATACGAGATCTGGGGTGAGCCGGGCGCGACGGCCAACATCAACTACATGGACCTCGACGCCAAGCCGCAGCGGGCCGACAACGCCCCGCTGCCGTGGACGTTGACGCTGAGCACCACCGCCCCGTCGGTGTTCCCCACCATCTCCGGGCAGGGTGACGGTTCCACGTTGTCCTGCCGCATCACCGTCGACGACGAAGTGAAAGACGAACGTACCGTCGACGGTGTCGGCGCCCACACCTACTGCTTGGTGAAATCCGCATGAGTGCACCCCGAAACGATATGCACAACGATCCACCGACGGATCCCTTCAAGGCCACGCCGCACGCCACCGACGGCGATCGTCGTGGCATCGCGAAATGGGTTCGCACGCTTGCCGTTCCGATCATCATCGGCTGGATAGCGCTGGTCGCCCTGCTCAACGTCATCGTCCCGCAGCTCGAAGAGGTCGGGCAGATGAAGGCGGTGTCGATGAGCCCGGAGACGGCGCCATCGGTGATTTCGATGAAGCGCGTCGGGCAGAACTTCGACGAGTTCAAGTCGAACAGCTCGGCGATGGTGGTGCTGGAGGCCGATCATCAGCTCGGGGATGCCGAGCACAAGTTCTACGACGAGATGATCAAGAAGCTGGAAGCCGACACCAAACATGTCGAGCACATCCAGGACATGTGGGGCGACCCGCTGACGGCGGCCGGCGCGCAGAGCGCCGACGGCAAGGCCACCTACGTTCAGGTGTACACCGCCGGTAACCAGGGCGAGTCGCTGGCCAACGAGTCGATCGATGCCGTGAAGGCGACCGTCGACGGCATGACCGCGCCGCCCGGGCTGAAGGTGTACGTCACCGGTCCCGCGGCGATGACGGCGGACCAGCAGATCGCCAGCGACCGCAGTCTGCGGGTGATCGAGGCGCTGACGTTCGCGGTGATCATCGTGATGATGCTGCTGATCTACCGATCGGTGGTATCGGTTCTGCTCACCCTGGTGATGGTGGTGCTGGGCCTGGCCGCCACCCGAGGAGCGGTGGCGTTCCTCGGGTATTACGACATCATCGGGCTTTCGACGTTCGCGACGAACCTGTTGG harbors:
- a CDS encoding TetR/AcrR family transcriptional regulator; protein product: MAKPVAQRGFARERVLEAALHLFAERGVNGTSLQMIADHLGVSKAAIYYQFHTKDDIVLSVVRPVFDDMDRLVRVAETISNPESRRDATISGFVEMAIRHRRIGTMFYGDPAVLELVRAHKEFEECGDRLRELLIGPTVDVETRVTIGMLTAGIFGSTTEPHLSDVSDADLHRILLDRAQRLLAVAAEPGTVALRP
- a CDS encoding chorismate mutase, whose translation is MIVRGAVLTALAAVAVLAPAGTANAAPSPLDPLVSAATQRLQTADPVAAVKWITHGDIEDPARVQQVLTAVTATAGGHDVDADYVTRIFTDQIHATEAVEYRRFSEWKLDPAAAPTAAPDLSSSRARIDALNTTIVTELGAQRDLLRSPACPAALRDALDNAGATFGLDPDYRQALAFATHSYCG
- a CDS encoding MmpS family transport accessory protein, with protein sequence MNVLKRAWIPLVIVVVVAVASFTVMRVRTFFGTGPGYVSTENSASDESEPFDPKVVKYEIWGEPGATANINYMDLDAKPQRADNAPLPWTLTLSTTAPSVFPTISGQGDGSTLSCRITVDDEVKDERTVDGVGAHTYCLVKSA